One segment of Solanum stenotomum isolate F172 chromosome 1, ASM1918654v1, whole genome shotgun sequence DNA contains the following:
- the LOC125867236 gene encoding lysine-specific demethylase JMJ30 isoform X2: protein MSTSAANAVAGEIAGSDDGILETPFLDSERCNILQSIAEEGGYAYATMTSLAAAGDIRAAEAAKEMAWEQLHSGPWHSVVPIWRDAYSMACMHLAKLHYANGEFNQAIKALDMGIIMGGMMLRDELNLAIRKTSEKEKARSDLGEKGESEIKFVSQEINVAEVQQSLPIKSLSCKLVGKRPALSLEAFLRDHYLSGTPVVIRDSMDHWPAKSKWNDMNYLRRVAGFRTVPVEVGKNYLCPEWKQELITFSEFLERTRSNDTTSVETTYLAQHQLFDQIQELRQDIVIPDYCFTGGGEIRSLNAWFGPARTVTPLHHDPHHNILAQVVGKKYVRLYSASLSDELHPHSETMLSNSSQVDLDNIDEKEFPNILDLEFQDCILEEVSFWWSDAEKLDD, encoded by the exons ATGTCCACGTCAGCAGCCAACGCCGTGGCCGGAGAAATCGCTGGTTCCGACGACGGTATTTTAGAAACTCCGTTCCTAGACTCGGAACGTTGTAACATCCTCCAGAGTATAGCGGAGGAAGGAGGCTACGCATACGCAACCATGACGTCGCTCGCGGCGGCCGGAGATATACGAGCGGCGGAGGCGGCGAAGGAGATGGCGTGGGAACAGTTACATTCAGGTCCATGGCATTCGGTTGTGCCTATATGGAGAGATGCGTATTCAATGGCGTGTATGCATTTGGCGAAACTTCATTATGCTAATGGTGAGTTTAATCAGGCGATTAAAGCTTTAGATATGGGGATTATTATGGGAGGAATGATGCTTAGGGATGAATTGAATCTCGCGATTCGAAAGACGTCGGAGAAGGAGAAAGCACGGAGTGATCTCGGAGAAAAAGGTGAATCCGAGATTAAATTTGTTTCTCAAGAAATTAACGTGGCGGAG GTGCAGCAGTCGCTACCTATTAAGTCTCTGTCTTGTAAGTTAGTAGGGAAAAGGCCAGCCTTATCGTTGGAGGCATTCCTGAGAGACCATTATTTATCAGGAACTCCGGTGGTAATCAGAGATTCCATGGATCACTGGCCTGCTAAGAGTAAGTGGAATGACATGAATTATCTTAGAAGGGTTGCTGGCTTCCGTACAGTCCCCGTTGAG GTTGGAAAGAACTATTTGTGCCCAGAATGGAAGCAAGAGCTGATCACATTCTCTGAATTTCTTGAGAGAACTCGATCCAATGATACTACCTCTGTGGAAACTACGTACTTAGCTCAGCATCAATTATTTGATCAG ATACAAGAGCTGCGGCAAGATATTGTTATTCCTGATTATTGTTTTACTGGAGGTGGGGAAATCAGGTCGCTTAATGCTTGGTTTGGTCCAGCCCGGACTGTGACGCCTTTGCATCATGATCCTCACCATAATATACTTGCTCAG GTTGTTGGCAAAAAGTATGTACGGCTTTACTCAGCGTCACTTTCGGATGAGCTTCACCCACATAGTGAAACCATGCTTAGCAATTCCAGCCAG GTTGATCTAGACAACATTGACGAGAAAGAGTTCCCAAATATATTAGACCTGGAATTCCAGGACTGTATTTTAGAGGAAG TTAGCTTTTGGTGGAGTGATGCTGAAAAATTAGACGACTGA
- the LOC125867236 gene encoding lysine-specific demethylase JMJ30 isoform X1: protein MSTSAANAVAGEIAGSDDGILETPFLDSERCNILQSIAEEGGYAYATMTSLAAAGDIRAAEAAKEMAWEQLHSGPWHSVVPIWRDAYSMACMHLAKLHYANGEFNQAIKALDMGIIMGGMMLRDELNLAIRKTSEKEKARSDLGEKGESEIKFVSQEINVAEVQQSLPIKSLSCKLVGKRPALSLEAFLRDHYLSGTPVVIRDSMDHWPAKSKWNDMNYLRRVAGFRTVPVEVGKNYLCPEWKQELITFSEFLERTRSNDTTSVETTYLAQHQLFDQIQELRQDIVIPDYCFTGGGEIRSLNAWFGPARTVTPLHHDPHHNILAQVVGKKYVRLYSASLSDELHPHSETMLSNSSQVDLDNIDEKEFPNILDLEFQDCILEEGEMLYIPPKWWHYVRSLTTSFSVSFWWSDAEKLDD from the exons ATGTCCACGTCAGCAGCCAACGCCGTGGCCGGAGAAATCGCTGGTTCCGACGACGGTATTTTAGAAACTCCGTTCCTAGACTCGGAACGTTGTAACATCCTCCAGAGTATAGCGGAGGAAGGAGGCTACGCATACGCAACCATGACGTCGCTCGCGGCGGCCGGAGATATACGAGCGGCGGAGGCGGCGAAGGAGATGGCGTGGGAACAGTTACATTCAGGTCCATGGCATTCGGTTGTGCCTATATGGAGAGATGCGTATTCAATGGCGTGTATGCATTTGGCGAAACTTCATTATGCTAATGGTGAGTTTAATCAGGCGATTAAAGCTTTAGATATGGGGATTATTATGGGAGGAATGATGCTTAGGGATGAATTGAATCTCGCGATTCGAAAGACGTCGGAGAAGGAGAAAGCACGGAGTGATCTCGGAGAAAAAGGTGAATCCGAGATTAAATTTGTTTCTCAAGAAATTAACGTGGCGGAG GTGCAGCAGTCGCTACCTATTAAGTCTCTGTCTTGTAAGTTAGTAGGGAAAAGGCCAGCCTTATCGTTGGAGGCATTCCTGAGAGACCATTATTTATCAGGAACTCCGGTGGTAATCAGAGATTCCATGGATCACTGGCCTGCTAAGAGTAAGTGGAATGACATGAATTATCTTAGAAGGGTTGCTGGCTTCCGTACAGTCCCCGTTGAG GTTGGAAAGAACTATTTGTGCCCAGAATGGAAGCAAGAGCTGATCACATTCTCTGAATTTCTTGAGAGAACTCGATCCAATGATACTACCTCTGTGGAAACTACGTACTTAGCTCAGCATCAATTATTTGATCAG ATACAAGAGCTGCGGCAAGATATTGTTATTCCTGATTATTGTTTTACTGGAGGTGGGGAAATCAGGTCGCTTAATGCTTGGTTTGGTCCAGCCCGGACTGTGACGCCTTTGCATCATGATCCTCACCATAATATACTTGCTCAG GTTGTTGGCAAAAAGTATGTACGGCTTTACTCAGCGTCACTTTCGGATGAGCTTCACCCACATAGTGAAACCATGCTTAGCAATTCCAGCCAG GTTGATCTAGACAACATTGACGAGAAAGAGTTCCCAAATATATTAGACCTGGAATTCCAGGACTGTATTTTAGAGGAAGGTGAGATGCTTTACATTCCCCCTAAGTGGTGGCACTACGTCCGCTCTCTCACGACAAGCTTTTCAGTTAGCTTTTGGTGGAGTGATGCTGAAAAATTAGACGACTGA
- the LOC125853402 gene encoding UDP-glycosyltransferase 92A1-like, whose translation MEGEKGHIVLFPFMAQGHIIPFLALASKFTQKGYQITFINTPLNIKKLKSSSKNHSIHFLEIPFNSTEHNLPPDAEITDSLPYNLALKLLQVSPSLESNFRNILTNLVNLKIGFFKKPPICVVSDFFFGWSAKVTHEFGILHSIFVGAGGFGLACYYSMWINLPHKHTDNLEFILPDFQEAGKFHVTQLSPSLAIADGNDDYSVFQMKNLPLWKNSDGVLFNTVEEFDNSGLMYFRRKLCIPVWAIGPILYQENDTKTPRKESGIPLVKCKEWLDNKDEKSVLYICFGSQNTISPSQMMQLAKALDGVEVNFIWVIRPPLGFDVNADFKPEEWLPEGFIERNQENEQRGLVVVNWAPQVEILAHESIGSFLSNCGWNSVLESLINGVPLIGWPMAADQFFNAKFLVEEIGVCVEMARGTTFDVSYGDVIEKIELVMDSESEKGKRLRGKACEVKEMIKDATRDEDDYKGSSIRAMDEFFNLMMKERIGSQ comes from the coding sequence ATGGAAGGTGAAAAAGGTCACATAGTTCTCTTCCCTTTCATGGCACAAGGTCATATAATCCCTTTCTTAGCTTTAGCTTCAAAATTTACCCAAAAGGGTTACCAAATCACTTTCATAAACACACCATTAAACATCAAGAAACTCAAATCTTCATCAAAAAACCATTCAATTCACTTTCTTGAAATACCCTTTAACAGTACTGAACATAATCTTCCACCAGATGCTGAAATCACTGATTCTTTACCTTATAATCTTGCCCTTAAACTTCTTCAAGTATCCCCTTCACTTGAATCTAACTTCAGAAACATTCTTACTAATCTTGTTAACCTAAAGATTGGATTTTTCAAGAAACCCCCAATTTGTGTTGTGTCAGATTTCTTTTTTGGATGGTCAGCTAAGGTAACTCATGAATTTGGTATTTTacattctatttttgttggtgCTGGTGGTTTTGGATTAGCTTGTTATTACTCTATGTGGATTAATTTACCTCATAAACATACTGATAATCTTGAGTTTATACTACCTGATTTTCAAGAAGCTGGAAAATTTCATGTTACACAGTTGTCACCTAGTCTTGCTATAGCTGATGGAAATGATGATTACTCAGTTTTTCAGATGAAAAATCTTCCACTTTGGAAAAACTCAGATGGGGTTTTGTTTAATACAGTTGAGGAGTTTGATAATAGTGGATTGATGTATTTTAGAAGGAAGTTATGTATACCTGTTTGGGCAATAGGACCAATActttatcaagaaaatgataCTAAAACTCCTAGGAAAGAATCAGGTATTCCTTTAGTAAAATGTAAAGAATGGTTAGATAATAAGGATGAAAAATCAGTTCTTTACATATGTTTTGGTTCACAAAACACAATTTCGCCGTCACAAATGATGCAACTAGCAAAAGCATTAGATGGGGTTGAAGTAAACTTCATTTGGGTGATTAGACCACCTTTAGGATTTGATGTAAATGCTGATTTCAAACCAGAAGAATGGTTACCAGAAGGGTTTAttgaaagaaatcaagaaaatgaacaAAGAGGACTAGTAGTGGTTAATTGGGCACCACAAGTTGAAATCTTGGCTCATGAATCAATAGGTTCATTTTTGAGTAATTGTGGTTGGAATTCAGTTCTTGAATCATTGATTAATGGGGTTCCATTAATTGGATGGCCAATGGCAGCTGATCAGTTTTTTAATGCTAAGTTTTTGGTTGAAGAAATTGGTGTTTGTGTTGAAATGGCTAGAGGGACTACATTTGATGTAAGTTATGGGGATGTAATTGAAAAGATTGAGTTAGTTATGGATAGTGAAAGTGAAAAGGGGAAAAGATTGAGGGGTAAAGCTTGTGAAGTTAAAGAAATGATTAAAGATGCTACTAGAGATGAAGATGATTACAAAGGATCTTCTATTAGAGCTATGgatgaattttttaatttgatgatgaaagaaaggattggctcacaataa
- the LOC125853772 gene encoding transcription factor IIIB 60 kDa subunit-like isoform X3, with protein MVYCGYCAKNISQPDYADGKICCPLCGRVLDEDNILSDPTFVKDAAGQSQLAGKIVGSVQSVYSTSRERTLREAKKGIESVMSALGIDGGDSIAHPALAFYRIAVERNFTRGRRKEQVEAACVYIVCRESKKPFLLIDFSEYLRINVYILGAVFLQLCKLLSIVDHQFIQKPVDPSLFIHRFTDRLFGGREPNVSRTALLIVASMKRDWMQTGRKPSGVCGAALYIAALSHGLNRSKSEIIKVVHICEATLTKRLIEFENTESGSLTIEEFNTRAQELEKEERLAQQFCSGSKGSGITEVLCEHKESVELPFAHGLCESCYSDFVTLSGGLDGGSEPPAFQDAERGRLVAKKAAEDPKFSMSNQVENNVTEHEQEGNTQSVTGSKNVQISGSEQIVHDMDCMGPDDHDESGNFPDIDDVEIDIYLLDEEAKRCKKIIWEKMNPEYEEKAANEAAALAAKKADEFILANCSEDVQNARRLAAAAANNVAESRKEKRQKRAAELKNSGPAKTPFEATKQMLTRKRLCTKINYDLLEKLFDDSEILQNPKKSRNVDDSTNHNESSKNFLEEDEIYEEPFVQYDEDMRYDEDVGGYDYDQHYGYDDEY; from the exons ATGGTATATTGCGGTTATTGTGCAAAAAACATCAGTCAACCCGATTATGCGGATGGCAAAAT ATGTTGTCCCTTATGTGGAAGAGTTCTTGATGAAGACAATATTTTAAGCGACCCTACTTTTGTCAAGGATGCTGCCGGACAG AGCCAATTGGCAGGAAAGATTGTGGGTTCTGTCCAAAGTGTCTATTCAACTTCACGAGAAAGAACACTACGTGAAG CAAAAAAGGGTATAGAGAGTGTGATGAGTGCATTAGGAATTGATGGTGGTGATTCAATAGCTCATCCAGCTTTGGCCTTCTATAGG ATAGCAGTTGAGAGGAATTTCACAAGGGGACGTAGGAAAGAGCAAGTTGAGGCTGCTTGTGTTTACATTGTTTGTAG GGAAAGCAAAAAGCCATTCCTACTCATTGACTTTTCCGAGTACTTGAGGATAAATGT GTATATTTTAGGTGCTGTGTTCTTGCAGCTTTGCAAACTTCTAAGCATTGTAGATCACCAATTTATTCAAAAACCTGTGGATCCTAGCCTTTTCATTCATCGATTCACTGATC GTTTATTTGGGGGAAGGGAGCCAAATGTTTCTAGAACTGCACTTCTCATTGTGGCCAGCATGAAGCGTGATTGGATGCAG ACAGGGAGAAAGCCAAGTGGGGTATGTGGAGCTGCACTATACATTGCTGCTCTTTCGCATGGACTGAATCGTTCTAAATCAGAAATT ATTAAAGTTGTACATATTTGTGAAGCAACATTGACCAAGCGtttgattgaatttgaaaaCACAGAATCTGGGAGCTTAACG ATTGAGGAGTTCAATACAAGAGCCCAGGAGCTTGAGAAAGAAGAGAGGCTGGCCCAACAATTTTGTTCGGGATCAAAAGGATCTGGGATCACAGAAGTGCTATGTGAACACAAAGAAAGTGTGGAGCTGCCCTTTGCTCATGGTCTTTGTGAAAGTTGTTACAGTGAT TTTGTAACACTTTCGGGTGGGCTTGATGGAGGATCTGAACCTCCTGCCTTCCAAGATGCTGAGAGGGGAAGATTAGTGGCAAAAAAAGCTGCTGAGGATCCAAAATTTTCCATGTCCAATCAGGTGGAGAACAATGTCACTGAG CATGAACAGGAAGGGAACACCCAGAGTGTGACCGGGAGTAAAAATGTGCAGATATCAGGGTCTGAGCAAATAG TACATGACATGGATTGTATGGGTCCTGATGATCATGATGAATCAGGGAACTTCCCTGATATTGATGACGTAGAG ATTGACATTTATCTTCTCGATGAGGAGGCGAAGCGCTGTAAGAAGATCATTTGGGAAAAAATGAACCCGGAATATGAG gaaaaagcaGCTAATGAAGCAGCTGCATTAGCTGCAAAGAAGGCTGACGAGTTCATTTTAGCTAACTGTTCAGAGGATGTGCAAAATGCACGAAGGcttgctgctgctgctgctaaTAATGTTGCAGAATCAAGAAAG GAAAAACGACAGAAAAGGGCTGCAGAACTGAAAAATTCTGGTCCTGCTAAAACCCCTTTTGAAGCAACAAAGCAAATGTTAACTAGAAAG AGGCTATGCACTAAGATCAACTATGATCTGCTCGAAAAGCTTTTTGATGATTCT GAAATTCTACAGAACCCAAAGAAGAGTCGAAATGTGGATGATTCAACAAATCATAACGAGAGCAGCAAAAATTTTCTGGAAGAAGACGAGATTTATGAAGAACCATTTGTGCAGTATGATGAGGATATGCGTTACGATGAGGATGTTGGAGGATATGACTATGATCAACACTATGGTTATGATGATGAATATTGA
- the LOC125853772 gene encoding transcription factor IIIB 60 kDa subunit-like isoform X2 produces MVYCGYCAKNISQPDYADGKICCPLCGRVLDEDNILSDPTFVKDAAGQSQLAGKIVGSVQSVYSTSRERTLREAKKGIESVMSALGIDGGDSIAHPALAFYRIAVERNFTRGRRKEQVEAACVYIVCRESKKPFLLIDFSEYLRINVYILGAVFLQLCKLLSIVDHQFIQKPVDPSLFIHRFTDRLFGGREPNVSRTALLIVASMKRDWMQTGRKPSGVCGAALYIAALSHGLNRSKSEIIKVVHICEATLTKRLIEFENTESGSLTIEEFNTRAQELEKEERLAQQFCSGSKGSGITEVLCEHKESVELPFAHGLCESCYSDFVTLSGGLDGGSEPPAFQDAERGRLVAKKAAEDPKFSMSNQVENNVTEHEQEGNTQSVTGSKNVQISGSEQIGEFSVAKAEHNMTHDTVHDMDCMGPDDHDESGNFPDIDDVEIDIYLLDEEAKRCKKIIWEKMNPEYEEKAANEAAALAAKKADEFILANCSEDVQNARRLAAAAANNVAESRKEKRQKRAAELKNSGPAKTPFEATKQMLTRKRLCTKINYDLLEKLFDDSEILQNPKKSRNVDDSTNHNESSKNFLEEDEIYEEPFVQYDEDMRYDEDVGGYDYDQHYGYDDEY; encoded by the exons ATGGTATATTGCGGTTATTGTGCAAAAAACATCAGTCAACCCGATTATGCGGATGGCAAAAT ATGTTGTCCCTTATGTGGAAGAGTTCTTGATGAAGACAATATTTTAAGCGACCCTACTTTTGTCAAGGATGCTGCCGGACAG AGCCAATTGGCAGGAAAGATTGTGGGTTCTGTCCAAAGTGTCTATTCAACTTCACGAGAAAGAACACTACGTGAAG CAAAAAAGGGTATAGAGAGTGTGATGAGTGCATTAGGAATTGATGGTGGTGATTCAATAGCTCATCCAGCTTTGGCCTTCTATAGG ATAGCAGTTGAGAGGAATTTCACAAGGGGACGTAGGAAAGAGCAAGTTGAGGCTGCTTGTGTTTACATTGTTTGTAG GGAAAGCAAAAAGCCATTCCTACTCATTGACTTTTCCGAGTACTTGAGGATAAATGT GTATATTTTAGGTGCTGTGTTCTTGCAGCTTTGCAAACTTCTAAGCATTGTAGATCACCAATTTATTCAAAAACCTGTGGATCCTAGCCTTTTCATTCATCGATTCACTGATC GTTTATTTGGGGGAAGGGAGCCAAATGTTTCTAGAACTGCACTTCTCATTGTGGCCAGCATGAAGCGTGATTGGATGCAG ACAGGGAGAAAGCCAAGTGGGGTATGTGGAGCTGCACTATACATTGCTGCTCTTTCGCATGGACTGAATCGTTCTAAATCAGAAATT ATTAAAGTTGTACATATTTGTGAAGCAACATTGACCAAGCGtttgattgaatttgaaaaCACAGAATCTGGGAGCTTAACG ATTGAGGAGTTCAATACAAGAGCCCAGGAGCTTGAGAAAGAAGAGAGGCTGGCCCAACAATTTTGTTCGGGATCAAAAGGATCTGGGATCACAGAAGTGCTATGTGAACACAAAGAAAGTGTGGAGCTGCCCTTTGCTCATGGTCTTTGTGAAAGTTGTTACAGTGAT TTTGTAACACTTTCGGGTGGGCTTGATGGAGGATCTGAACCTCCTGCCTTCCAAGATGCTGAGAGGGGAAGATTAGTGGCAAAAAAAGCTGCTGAGGATCCAAAATTTTCCATGTCCAATCAGGTGGAGAACAATGTCACTGAG CATGAACAGGAAGGGAACACCCAGAGTGTGACCGGGAGTAAAAATGTGCAGATATCAGGGTCTGAGCAAATAG GGGAATTCTCAGTGGCTAAAGCTGAGCATAACATGACTCATGATACAGTACATGACATGGATTGTATGGGTCCTGATGATCATGATGAATCAGGGAACTTCCCTGATATTGATGACGTAGAG ATTGACATTTATCTTCTCGATGAGGAGGCGAAGCGCTGTAAGAAGATCATTTGGGAAAAAATGAACCCGGAATATGAG gaaaaagcaGCTAATGAAGCAGCTGCATTAGCTGCAAAGAAGGCTGACGAGTTCATTTTAGCTAACTGTTCAGAGGATGTGCAAAATGCACGAAGGcttgctgctgctgctgctaaTAATGTTGCAGAATCAAGAAAG GAAAAACGACAGAAAAGGGCTGCAGAACTGAAAAATTCTGGTCCTGCTAAAACCCCTTTTGAAGCAACAAAGCAAATGTTAACTAGAAAG AGGCTATGCACTAAGATCAACTATGATCTGCTCGAAAAGCTTTTTGATGATTCT GAAATTCTACAGAACCCAAAGAAGAGTCGAAATGTGGATGATTCAACAAATCATAACGAGAGCAGCAAAAATTTTCTGGAAGAAGACGAGATTTATGAAGAACCATTTGTGCAGTATGATGAGGATATGCGTTACGATGAGGATGTTGGAGGATATGACTATGATCAACACTATGGTTATGATGATGAATATTGA
- the LOC125853772 gene encoding transcription factor IIIB 60 kDa subunit-like isoform X1, giving the protein MVYCGYCAKNISQPDYADGKICCPLCGRVLDEDNILSDPTFVKDAAGQSQLAGKIVGSVQSVYSTSRERTLREAKKGIESVMSALGIDGGDSIAHPALAFYRIAVERNFTRGRRKEQVEAACVYIVCRESKKPFLLIDFSEYLRINVYILGAVFLQLCKLLSIVDHQFIQKPVDPSLFIHRFTDRLFGGREPNVSRTALLIVASMKRDWMQTGRKPSGVCGAALYIAALSHGLNRSKSEIIKVVHICEATLTKRLIEFENTESGSLTIEEFNTRAQELEKEERLAQQFCSGSKGSGITEVLCEHKESVELPFAHGLCESCYSDFVTLSGGLDGGSEPPAFQDAERGRLVAKKAAEDPKFSMSNQVENNVTEHEQEGNTQSVTGSKNVQISGSEQIDAGEFSVAKAEHNMTHDTVHDMDCMGPDDHDESGNFPDIDDVEIDIYLLDEEAKRCKKIIWEKMNPEYEEKAANEAAALAAKKADEFILANCSEDVQNARRLAAAAANNVAESRKEKRQKRAAELKNSGPAKTPFEATKQMLTRKRLCTKINYDLLEKLFDDSEILQNPKKSRNVDDSTNHNESSKNFLEEDEIYEEPFVQYDEDMRYDEDVGGYDYDQHYGYDDEY; this is encoded by the exons ATGGTATATTGCGGTTATTGTGCAAAAAACATCAGTCAACCCGATTATGCGGATGGCAAAAT ATGTTGTCCCTTATGTGGAAGAGTTCTTGATGAAGACAATATTTTAAGCGACCCTACTTTTGTCAAGGATGCTGCCGGACAG AGCCAATTGGCAGGAAAGATTGTGGGTTCTGTCCAAAGTGTCTATTCAACTTCACGAGAAAGAACACTACGTGAAG CAAAAAAGGGTATAGAGAGTGTGATGAGTGCATTAGGAATTGATGGTGGTGATTCAATAGCTCATCCAGCTTTGGCCTTCTATAGG ATAGCAGTTGAGAGGAATTTCACAAGGGGACGTAGGAAAGAGCAAGTTGAGGCTGCTTGTGTTTACATTGTTTGTAG GGAAAGCAAAAAGCCATTCCTACTCATTGACTTTTCCGAGTACTTGAGGATAAATGT GTATATTTTAGGTGCTGTGTTCTTGCAGCTTTGCAAACTTCTAAGCATTGTAGATCACCAATTTATTCAAAAACCTGTGGATCCTAGCCTTTTCATTCATCGATTCACTGATC GTTTATTTGGGGGAAGGGAGCCAAATGTTTCTAGAACTGCACTTCTCATTGTGGCCAGCATGAAGCGTGATTGGATGCAG ACAGGGAGAAAGCCAAGTGGGGTATGTGGAGCTGCACTATACATTGCTGCTCTTTCGCATGGACTGAATCGTTCTAAATCAGAAATT ATTAAAGTTGTACATATTTGTGAAGCAACATTGACCAAGCGtttgattgaatttgaaaaCACAGAATCTGGGAGCTTAACG ATTGAGGAGTTCAATACAAGAGCCCAGGAGCTTGAGAAAGAAGAGAGGCTGGCCCAACAATTTTGTTCGGGATCAAAAGGATCTGGGATCACAGAAGTGCTATGTGAACACAAAGAAAGTGTGGAGCTGCCCTTTGCTCATGGTCTTTGTGAAAGTTGTTACAGTGAT TTTGTAACACTTTCGGGTGGGCTTGATGGAGGATCTGAACCTCCTGCCTTCCAAGATGCTGAGAGGGGAAGATTAGTGGCAAAAAAAGCTGCTGAGGATCCAAAATTTTCCATGTCCAATCAGGTGGAGAACAATGTCACTGAG CATGAACAGGAAGGGAACACCCAGAGTGTGACCGGGAGTAAAAATGTGCAGATATCAGGGTCTGAGCAAATAG ATGCAGGGGAATTCTCAGTGGCTAAAGCTGAGCATAACATGACTCATGATACAGTACATGACATGGATTGTATGGGTCCTGATGATCATGATGAATCAGGGAACTTCCCTGATATTGATGACGTAGAG ATTGACATTTATCTTCTCGATGAGGAGGCGAAGCGCTGTAAGAAGATCATTTGGGAAAAAATGAACCCGGAATATGAG gaaaaagcaGCTAATGAAGCAGCTGCATTAGCTGCAAAGAAGGCTGACGAGTTCATTTTAGCTAACTGTTCAGAGGATGTGCAAAATGCACGAAGGcttgctgctgctgctgctaaTAATGTTGCAGAATCAAGAAAG GAAAAACGACAGAAAAGGGCTGCAGAACTGAAAAATTCTGGTCCTGCTAAAACCCCTTTTGAAGCAACAAAGCAAATGTTAACTAGAAAG AGGCTATGCACTAAGATCAACTATGATCTGCTCGAAAAGCTTTTTGATGATTCT GAAATTCTACAGAACCCAAAGAAGAGTCGAAATGTGGATGATTCAACAAATCATAACGAGAGCAGCAAAAATTTTCTGGAAGAAGACGAGATTTATGAAGAACCATTTGTGCAGTATGATGAGGATATGCGTTACGATGAGGATGTTGGAGGATATGACTATGATCAACACTATGGTTATGATGATGAATATTGA